TGCCCATTTTCCGGAGACCAACCATTTTCAGCCAGCTCCAGGACCGCGACGACCATCGAGGCCACGCTCGCCTTTGCGTCAACCGCACCGCGGCCGAACAGGTATCCGTCAGCGAGCGTCGGTTCGAAGGGCTCGAACGGATGATCGGCGGACGGCGGGACCACATCCAGATGGGAGTTGAGCAGCAGTCGATCAGACCCCTCACCAAGAGCGAAGTACAGATTGTCGCGATGTCGCCGCACCGCGAGTCCGCGCTCCGCGATATAGTCTTCCAGAAAATCTGCAATCGGTCCCTCCTGATGGCTCAACGAAGGAAATCGAATAAGGTCGATGAGCAGCCGCAGTGCCTGATGTTGTGGTGACGAGTCTGTCATTGCGGGTCCACGATGCGCGTGGCGGTTGCACGGGTCAGAAGGTCGTCCGGTGCAACGATCCACACCTCCGGTATGCCGACCTTGAGCGCTTCGAGTGCGACATGCAGTTTCACTTGCATCCCGCCCGAGATCCATCCGTCGGCAAGCCCGGATGCGTACACCGAGCGGTCGCACGCGCCGAGAATAGAAGCCGGATCGTCGGCGTGTCGTCGAAGCCCGCCCGTCTCGGTAACCATCAAGAGCGATCGTGCATTCGTGTGCTCTGCGATTGCGCTGGCGACGGTGTCGGCGTTGACATTGTAAAGTCGTCCCAGATTGTCCACGCAGATGGGCGCCAGGATGGGGAGATAGGCGTCGTCCAGCAGTTTGAGCAACAGGCCGGGTTGTACCTCGACGATATCACCGACGAGCCCGAAGTCGATTTCGTGACCGTCGATCACCCACGGCGGCCTCCGTTCGACGACCACCATTCCGGCATCTGCGCCGCAGAGCCCGACGGGTCGCAGTCCGTGAGCAATCGCCTGACCGACAAGTCGCGTATTGAGCGATCCACGCGTCACCCATTGCATGATTTCGAGATCGATCTCAGTCGTCACGCGCCGCCCCCGTACGATGCGGGGTTCGTGGCCGATCATGCGTGCAACACGCGTAGCCTCTGGACCGCCGCCGTGGACAATAATCACGCGACGCGTGCGCATCATCTCGGCAACGCCGTCCCAGAACGTGTCGAGCGGCTGACTGAGGATCGCTCCGCCGATTTTGATGACAACCACGCCATCACCGTGAGATTCGTCGCCACTCGACATATCACTACCGTGCATTGTGATCCAGATCCCAGATCATTTCCAGAATGGCCTTCTGCGCGTGCAACCGAAACTCGGCCTGGAGCAAATGAATCGCGTCGTGGCCGTCGAGGACCGCGTCATCTACGACGACGTTGCGGCGGACCGGAAGACAATGCATGAATGCAGCGCGATTCGTCCGGCGCATCGCATCGGCAGTGGTTCGCCACTCGGTCAGTCCCCGGCGTCGCTCCGCCTCGACGTCAGCGTTCACATACACACCGGAGCCGGCCCACCCCTTCGCATAGACCACATCGGCGCCCTCGAAGGCTGCCAGACGATCCGTCGACTCCTGGAGAGAACCGCCGCTCGAGGCCGCTGCGTCACCGGCCATACTCATGACGGAGGGATCCAGCGCATACCCCTCGGGTCGGGCTATCGTGATGTGCATGCCCAACCGGGCCGCCATCATCACGGCAGAGTTCGGGACGGCCATCGGCAGGGCTTTCGGGTGGTAGCTCCACGCAAGCACAAGCTTCTTTCCAGCGGTATGACCTTCGAAATGCGACGAGATTGTCGCCGCGTCTGCAAGCTCCTGACACGGATGCCAGAACGCGGATTCGAGGTTCACAACCGGGACGTCAGCGCCCGCCGCAAACCGTTCAATTAGCCGGTCCGACCTGTCCTGTTCGAGGTTCGACAGCGAAGCGAACAGCCGCACACCGATTGCATCGTAGTAGCGCGAAAGTACACCCGCCGCCTCGCGGACGTGCTCGGCCTCAGCCCCATCCATCACGGCGCCGTCCTCGAACGACAGACCCCACACACCGCTGCCCGGGGTGACCGTGGAGACGTGCGCGCCAAGTTGCGCCGCCGCCACCTCCATCGATGTTCTTGTCCGGAGTGAAGAGTTGAAAAACATCAGACAGATGCCCCGGCCGCTCGCGACCGTGGAGGTCACACGTCCCATCCTCTTGTGATCCAGTGCCGCACTCAGCGCACGATCCCAGTCTTCCCGCGGCAACAGATGCCAGCCCAACAGGTCCTTGCTCATGCTTGTCTCGTTTCCTCTATCCCAGCAATCACTTTCCTGAAGATGGTAAAGAACTCCTCCAGTACGTCCACCGGCGTGTTGAGCGGAGGCATCAAGCGAATCGTGTACTCGTCACCCGAACCGCCGACAAGCACGCCGCTTCCGCGCAAGGCGCGAACAACATCCGAAGCCGGCACGCCAAGTTCCACGCCGATGAGGCAACCTCGTCCGCGAACCGATCTGACATGCGGAGACAGCTCTTCTTTGATCCGATCGAACACCGTGCGCGCCCGACCCATCAGTCCCTCGCGCACGATAGTTCCGACGGTCGCTTCCAGCGCGGCCATGGCAATCATTCCACCGCCAAACGTGGTACCCTGATCACCCGGCTTTACCGTATCCGCTATCGCACTGCTGGCAAGAACTGCTCCGACCGGAATCCCTGATGCCAGGCTCTTCGCCATCGTAATCAGATCAGGTTCAACACCGAACTGCTCGGAGATCGAGAACGTACCCGTGCGTCCGACGCCGGTCTGAATCTCATCGAAGATGAGTGCCACGCCAAAAGTGCTGCAGAGTGTGCGCACTTCGCCCAGGAACTCGGACGTCGCCTCGATGACACCTGCCATGCTCTGTATCGGTTCGACGATCACCGCGGCGATGTCCCCGGCACGCTCGACCAGGCCGCGCACCAGGTCGATATCGTTGAGAGGCACAAAATGAGTCGGTGGCAACACACCCGCGTACGGTTCTCTGTATTTAGGATTCCAGGTGGTGGCGAGCGAACCCAGGGTTCGCCCGTGAAAGGCGCCCTGGAACGAAATCACGCCGCGGCGACCCGTAAACGTGCGCGCCAATTTGAGGGCCGTCTCGTTGGCCTCCGTCCCGGAATTGCAGAAGAACACCCGATCGACGCCCGGAGGACTCACCTTTCGCATCAGGTCTGCAGCCCGCGCGCGCACCGGACTGTACACGACGTTCGAGTAGAAAATGAGCTGGCGCACCTGCTCCGAAACCGCCTGCACGACGGACTCCGGGCAGTGCCCGAGCGGTGTGACGCAGTGGCCACCGTAGAAATCGATGTACCGGTTGCCGTCCGCATCCCAGATGTAGCAGCCTTCGCCACGAACGGCGGCAAGCGGATACTTCGAGTACGTGGGCATCTGAACCGCGTCCTCGAGCTGTATGATCTGCGACGTCTTCATGCGGGGATCAACCGTAATCAGGATGATGGAACGGTGACGCCGCCGGCAGCGAGAAGACCCCGGGTCTCTGGAATGCCCATGATCAGATTCATGTTCTGGACAGCCTGAGATGCCGCGCCTTTCAAGAGGTTGTCGATCGCAAAACCTACAACAAGTCGACGACCGTTCACGATCCAGCCGATGTCGCAGAATGGCGTGTTGACGCTGTAGCGCAGCTCCGGAAGTTGACCCGGCCACAATCTCACAAGCTCGCGATTTCCATACGCGGAATCGAACCAGGCGGGAACCGCCGCCTCGGTATCGGGATCCGGAAGCATAACCTGAGCCGTTCCCCAGATACCGCGAGTCCAGGGACCGGACACCGGGACAAACGACAGATCGACGTTGGGGCCAAGCGTCTGCTCGATCTCCGGCTGGTGCTGGTGTGCGAACACCTTGTAGGCACGCACGTTGCCGTCCCGGGTCGGAAAGTGGGTCGTAGGTTTGGGCTGTGCACCTGAACCCGAAGCGCCGGTCAGGGCCGTCACGCGCACCTCGACAGACTTGAGATTAGTGGTCAACGGCCACAGAGCGAGCGTGATCGCAGTCGCAAAACATCCCGGATTGGCGATGAACCTGGTCCCGGTCGGGTACGGGCCCGCGACTTCCGGAAGTCCGTAAACGAACTGCTCTAACAAAGTGGTCTCGGTGTGCTCGAAGTTGAACAACTTTGGATACATGGTTGCATCCTGAAACCGGAAATCGGCGCTCAAGTCGATGATCCGCCCTTCAAAACCGCTTGCCAGCAGCGCAGCGACGGCGCTCATACCCTGCCCGTGTTCCGCGGCCGCAAACACGACGTCGACTCCGGAGAGATCGGCGTCCTCGGGTGAAGTGAACAAGAGGTCTGTCGTTCCGCGAACGGCCGGGTGCGAAGCCCAGAGCGGTTTGCCCGCAAACGCACGACTGGTGACAATCGACAGCGTGACGTCCGGATGGCTGAGCAGCAGCCGGATCAACTCGCCGCCCGTGTACCCCGCTCCGTGCAATATGCCGACTTTCGTATTCATCGATTCCAATTCAATGTGCGACACTAATTGGCCACTTCCTCACCGCGGGTGCCGGCCATCCCCGGACGATCCGGACTCTCGCCGAAGATCTCGGCCAGTCGATCGTTCAATGCGGTCGCATTCTGCATCGCATTGATCGCTGTGATCCCGAGAACCTGTTCGATGTACTGCTTGCCGACGGCGTTGTCCGTGACCGGGCCCGTGACAATGTGCAGTTTGGCGTCATATCGCAGGCGAAACTGCTGATCCGCCGACCATACGCCCGCCAGATCCGTTGCAGCGACAATATTCGCGTGCACGTGCTTCTGCAGTTCCTTGTCCAGCAGCAGTTCATCGACCCCGTAATATCCGATGAAGCCATCGCCCAGTTCGAGCACTATCACATCCGGCTTGAATTCGTCGTTCAAGTACTTGATGAGTCCTTTCGCGAACGGCGCCATCTGCTTGTTCGTCGAGGCGACGACTCCAAGGTCAGAGAACGATGCGACGCCCACGGCTCCTCGCTCAGACATGTTACGAACGTCTCGCTGGAGCGCCGCGCCGGTCGCCTTGCCCGCCGCCACCCGGAACCCTCTCGCCGTCAGGCCGCTGACGATTTCGCACGCGGCAAGTGTCTTGCCCGTGTTCATGGACGTTCCACTCACCAGCACGATGGGAGCGGAGTGATTCAGAGAGTACACCGGCGGCAGCGAATAGTCCTGGATGCGAGCATGATGCTTTTTGCCGTCGTGCTCCACGAGTGCCGCTCCGAGCACCTCGACGTGAAGTGCCGGCCCGAGGTCCGGGTGATCTGACGTGCACTCGCCGATGATTCCACCCATGTTCAGCACGTTGAGTACGTCGCCAACGCGAATCCGGTACGGGAGGCGGCCGCTATACCCTTTGAGTGCCTGTCGCTCGCCGAGCACACCGATCAGAACATCACCTTTCGAGATGGTCTCGAACGTGCCATCAACGCATTCGAGCTGATTGTAGACCTCTTTGTGATCAAGCGCGCGTACAGCAACACAATAGCCCTCGGCCGATACGATATATGGTGAGCAGTGCGCGACGTTCGTGAGGCCACACCGACGAGTGCTCGACGCTATGTGATCCACCTTCTGCTCAAAGACGTTTTCTAACATCGTCGGATAATCTTTGTGTTGACTAACGGGTGGAAGCGCCGTCGGCGGCCGATGCACGAACTCTCGACGCCAGATACGCCTGAACTCCGACGATACGACTGAATCCTTCAGCATCCCGGCCATCCCACAGCGCGTTCGTCTCGCCGTAGGTGGCAATCGATCGATCAAACAGAGAGTATGGACTCTTGCATCCCTCGATGTTCACCCGCCCCTGCCGAAGCCTGAGGGTCACGTCGCCTGATACGACCGACTGCGACGAATCGATGAGTGCCTCGATGTCTCGCATCACTGGATCGAAGTACTGGGCCTCGTGAAGCATCATTCCGTAGAAGTCGGCCAGTTGATCCTTCTGGTAACGCTGCCATTTTGTGAGCACGATCTTCTCCAGCTCCCGATGTGCCGGGATCAGAACGGCAGCAGCCGGCGCTTCGAATCCGACTCGGCCCTTGATGCCGAGAATCGTGTCGCCCACGTGGATGTCCCGCCCCACTCCGTGACGGCCGCCGATCTCGTTCAGCTTCTCGATAAGAGCAACAGCGTCCATCGCTGCCCCATTCATTGCGATCGGGATTCCCTGATCGAAAGAAATCATCAGTGTGTGTCCATCGTCGGGCGCGTCCGCCGGAGACACGGTTCCCGGATACGCGTCATCCGGCAATGGTATTTCAGTTGTAAGCGTCTCGCCTCCGCCGATGGTCGTCCCCCACAATCCTTCATTGATCGAATAGGCGGTCGTCTTCGTCGGAACATCGAACCCGCGCTCCAACAGGTAGGCCGTCGTCTCCTCCCGACTGAGTCCGTGATCCCGGATGGGCGCCAGCACTTCGAGGCCGTCAGCGAGGATGCGAACAGCCACATCGAAACGCACCTGATCGTTTCCGGCACCCGTTGAACCGTGCGCAATACGGGTCGCTCCAACCTGCCGTGCACAGGCAACAACGTGACGGGCCTGTACGACTCTCTCCGGACCCACGCAAAGCGGATAGACACTTCCCCGGAGAACGTTGCCCTTGATCAGGTAACTCAGATGATCGCGAAAAAGGTCGGCGCGGCCATCGAGCGTTTCGTGATGCGACGCGCCGAGCTCAGCCGACCGCTCGCGTAGCACGCCTTCATCTTCGGCTGTTACGCCGCCTGTGTTGACCGTGACCGTTATCACATCTTCGCCAAGGGATTCCTTGAGAAACGGGACACAAAACGAGGTGTCGAGTCCACCGCTGAATGCCAGAATGAGAGACATGAGAATTTGGACTAGAAAGAAAAAGGCACTGACCGGATGGATCAGCGCCTCAGATAGTTCGAATCAGGGTTTGGGGCCGCTACGAACCTTCCAGGTACACGATGTCCATCCGGTCGGACAAAAAAGATCGTCGACGTCGCCGCAGCGAGCGTCGAATCACCCTGGAAGTATGACTATGCGGTGCCTGCATGGCTAAATAGATACGGTGACGTGCCGTCCGGATCAAGTCTCGCTACCAAAAACGCCGCCGCATGTGCGTTACCTAACAGCCGGAAGCGCTTTTTCGGTGCATGACCGCCGGCGGCGTTTTGTGAAAACTCTGTCGTCATGAATCTGATGGCGACTCAGGTCGAGATCGATGTGCGCGACCCGTCGTCAGTCTCGCGAAAGTAGATCGGCCAGCCGAACACGGACATCGTCCAGATGAAGCCGCGTCATATCGTCTTCGGCGCGGCCCGCGGCCCGCTCCACCTCGCGCTCGATGGCGACGAGCTGCGCCCGAGCAACCGCCGGAATATCAGATCTGGCCAGCAACACATTCTCCGCTCTGTCGACATCCTTCTCGCCTTCCGAACCGGCACGAACGAACACGCCCAGCCTTTCGATGTACGCCCTCTGCAGTCGGCGACGATATCCGTCAATCGCCGGTCGTCTAGCTTCGAGCTCGGACCAGACACCGCGGCGTACCTCGACCATAAACTCGTCCAGCGGGTAGGCGCGCCGCGAATCCAGGATTTCCGCCTCCGCGAGACGACCGAGTCTTCCTTCGGCGAGCAGGCTGTTCAGAAGACTGACCTGAAGCTGGCTGATACGAACAACTGTACCGTCATCATCGATCCGACTGAGTATCTGTCGATCCTGCAGCCACGTCGGCGTCCGAAACACATTCTCAATCAGAAAACGAACAGCCGCCTGCTGCTTCGCACGGGGGACCACTTCGAAGACCGGACCGGGTTGATCGGCCGTCTTCGTCGTCATGTACACGCCCCCGACCGCCGCCTGCACATGCCGCATGTATCGACTCCATGCCGACAGCAATTCCGAATACAACTCGGCCAGATCGTCGTATCCCCTTCCCGGCCGTGCGGTCCAGCTGATCAGGCGAGCGACGACCCGCTTGAGATTTGCCACCGCGTATGTGCCTGCCGCAACGGGGTCATCTCCGATATCCTCCGTCTGGGTCCGCGGATCCACGGGATCCGATCCCTGAGAGGGCGCGAAGCGGTACATCGGATCCCCGGCTCTCGCTCGGATCCACTCCTTCAGCACGGCCTCCTCTGCCTCGGAATCCAGACCCGGCAGCAACCGGTAGCCCCACTCGACCGCGTAGTGATCGTACGGCCCGATCTTCCGAACAAACCGCGTAACGTTGTCACCCGGTTGCGCGATGTAGTTCTGGCGGGCGTAGTCCATGATGCTCGGGGCCACGCCGTAACGGCTTGTGAACGTCGGCGAGCGCAGGGAATCGACAGGAAATGACGAACTGGCTGTCATGTTGTGCGGGAATCCAAGTGCATGCCCCACCTCGTGCGCGATCACCTGTCGAAGGGTTTCGCCTATCAGTTCATCCGGCTGCGTAAGGGAGCGAGCACCGGGGTTCGCTGCACCGGTCTCTACCATCAGTCGGTTGCGGTACGATCGAAGGTGGTTATGAAACCAGATGATGTCGCTCTCGATGATTTCTCCGGACCGTGGGTCCACCACACGCGGCCCGATCGCATTTCTCGTCGTACTGGCCGCGTAACGAACCGTGGAGAAGCGCACGTCCTCTGCGTCGAAGTCGGCAATGGACGACGGATCTCTTGCGACGATGGCGTTCCTGAATCCGGCGGACTCGAATGCGGTCTGCCAGTCCTCGATCCCGGCGCGAACGAATGGCCGCCACCGATCGGGCGTGGCCGGGTCGACGTAGAATGTGATGGGTTTCACGGGCTCGACGATCTCGCCGCGGGCGTACGCCTCCGGATCCGTCGGTACGAGTGGCCACCGCTGTATGTACCGCCGCGTGTCCGCCGCCAGCTCGTCCGATCCGTAGTCGACCTGTTGGACGGTCAGATAGCCGACGCGCGGATCCGCTGTTCTTGGCCGCATCGTCACGGTGGGCAACAGAACCATTGACTGGAACATCTGCATCGAGATGGTGCCTGCATTCGTGTCGGACGGAGGCTCCTTGGCCGCAAAGGTCAGGGTGTGGCGAACGTTCACATTGAGCGGAAAGCTGGAGACCGAATCGACAAACGTTCGGTCGCTGTCGAGAGTGCTGACCTTGAAGCGGGTCCGCCTCGCCTGCGACAGCCCGCTGATCGCCGGTACATCCGTCTCGAAGAGATCGTTGACTTTGACAACCAGAGACCCGGTCTCCGGATGAGTCGTCTCGACGCTGAAGGCCATCAAGATCGGTTCAAAGGTAGAGACCTCGACGGATCGCGCGATGGGCAGTGAATCCGCCGCCACACTCGCGTAGGATCTCTTTCGCAACAGCATGCGATCCCCGATTCGCTGCCAGCGGACCACTTGCTCGCCCACCTTGGACCCGCCGACGATGAACGCGCCCAGGTTGGCCGGAGCCTGCGCGATGCGGCTTACCAGGAGCAGATCCCTTTCAACGAGAGAGTCTGGAATCTCAAAGAAGAGATCTTCGCCCACACGATGGACCGCGAAGAGGCCTTTATCCGTGACGGCCTCCTTCGTGATGACCTTGCCGTAGGCTTTTCGGCCGGTGGCCGAGGATGATTCGCCGACAATCGCCGTTCCGGACGAACAGCCTCCGACCAGGATCAGTGAGATTAACAGCGATGGCAGAACAGCTTGTTTCACGTCACGCATGCCTCTTCGTTACCGACACCTGAATGTAAGGTCCATGCGTACAACGACCGAAGGCTTTCTTTGCTTGCCATCGGTGTTGGTCTGCACTATCGTCTATGACACCGGAACGTGCGGATTTCCAAACGCATCATTCACCAGAGCAGCCGAGGCCATGAGTACTTCCAGACGAACCTTTCTCACAAAGGCCGGAGCGGCCGTCGCGGGACTTTCAATCGCTCCACGTGTCGTCGCATCCGCACCTGGCCGTCCGTCTGCAAGTGATCGAATCGGCCTTGGCGTGATCGGTTGCAAGGGTATGGGGTTCTCGAATCTCCAGTCGTTCCTGCGAATTCCGGAAATCGAGTGCAGGGCGCTATGCGACGTCGATCGCAACGTGCTTGACGATCGAGCTTCCGAGGTCGAGAAGATGACGGGCATGGCGCCCGAGTTGTACGGTGACTTCCGCGCCGTCCTGGAGAATCCCGACATCGATGCGGTGATCGTCGCGACGCCGGATCACTGGCACTGCCTGATGATGGCCATGGCGTGCGAGGCCGGCAAGGACGTGTACGTCGAAAAGCCGCTGGCAAACTCGATCGAGGAATGCCATCTGATGGTACGTGCGGCACAGAAGTACAACCGCGTCGTGCAAGTGGGCCAGTGGCAGCGCAGCGGCCAGCACTGGCAGGACGCCATCGATTTTGTGCAGTCGGGCCAGATCGGGAAAGTGCGACTCGTGAAAGCGTGGGCCTATCAGGGTTGGATGAAGTCGATTCCTGTCAAGCCGGATGGTCCGGTTCCTGCCGGCGTCGACTATGACATGTGGCTGGGTCCCGCTCCCAGCCGGCCGTTCAATCCGAACAGATTTCATTTTGATTTCCGCTGGTTCTGGGATTACGCGGGTGGCCTTATGACCGACTGGGGCGTCCATCTCATCGACATGGCCATGCATGGCATGAAGGCGACTGCGCCGCACAGCGTGATCGCGAGTGGCGGCAAGTTTGCCTATCCGGACGATGCCGCGGAAACACCCGACACGCTGCAGGCCGTTTACGAGTTTGACGGATTCTCCATGCTCTGGGAGCATGCCACAGGTATTGATCTTGGCCCGTATGAGAAGACTCACGGCGTCGCCTTCATCGGAAACCTCGGTACTGTCGTGGTGGATCGCGGACGTTGGGAGGTGCTGCCCGAGCCCGGTTGGGAAGATGGCCGGCAGGTCTACAAGATGCGAGCAATGCCGGTCCAGAATCGAAGAGGAGGCGGAGGGCTGGACGAGCATACTCAGAACTTTGTTGACTGCATGAAGAGCCGCGAACAGCCGGCGTGCAACACGGCAATCGGAAGTACGGTGGCTGTGGCGGCCCACATGGGGAACATCGCGTACAAGACAGGCCGCAAGATCTACTGGGACGCTGCCACTGCCTCGTTCAGAAATGACGCGGAAGCCAACGCTTTGATGAAGGCGTCCTATCGAGCACCGTGGAAGCTGCCGGTGCTCTGAGACACATGCGGGACACGAGTTATCGTCACGGTGCAAAAGTGAATAACGCAGGCGCTCACACCCGGCTTCCCGGTTCGATAATGATCGTGTTGATGTTGGTAGCATCCACGGGATGCTCTCCTCTTGTCGGGCAATCGACGGAGTCGCCGGCCACCCCCGGTGCACGCCCGGACGAAGACATGAAACCGGAAGACACGGAAGTCTGGGAGCCGGAGCCGCCGATCGTCACCGCGGGGGAGGACGGAAGTGCCCCATCGGATGCGACCGTTCTTTTCGATGGTACGGATCTGTCGATGTGGGCGTCGTCCGCCGGCGGACCTGCGGAGTGGAGACTAGAAGACGGCGCAATGACCGTCGCTCCAGGTGCCGGCGGCATTGAGACGCGGCAGGCTTTCGGAGATGTTCAGTTACATATCGAGTGGCGAACGCCACAACGGGTCGAAGGAGACGGTCAGGGGCGGGGCAACAGTGGCGTCTTCCTGATGGGCCTGTACGAGGTCCAGGTGCTCGACTCGTACGAGAATCGCACGTACTCCAACGGCCAGGCGGGGGCGATCTACAAGCAGCACATTCCGCTCGTAAACGTCTCGCGTGCTCCGGGCGAATGGCAGTCGTACGACATCGTATTCAGAGCGCCCCGCTTCGACGGGAAGGGACTCGTCGAGAGGCCCGCAGTTTTCACGGTACTCCACAACGCGGTAGTTATACAGGATCACGCCGAGTTGAAAGGCCCGACGATATACCGCGGCCTGCCTGAATATGAGGCGCACTCGGCCCGCCTTCCGCTCATGCTGCAAGATCATGGCAACCCGGTGAGCTACCGGAACATCTGGATTAGAGAACTTCAGCCACAACCCGATGACTAATAGACACCTCTTCCCTTTCGCAATCGCATGCCTGATCGTCGTATGTATTTCGGCGGATGCAAGAGCACAATCATTTGACACGATTCTGCGCGGTGGCACGATGTACGACGGAACCGGTAATCCGGGGTTTGTGGCCGATGTGGCACTTCGCGGAGACAGTATCGCTGCGATCGGAGACCTCCGCTTTGCGTCGGCCACGACGGAGATTGACGCCCGCGGACTCGCCGTCGCTCCCGGATTCATCAACATGCTCAGCTGGGCCGGGCGCTCGCTTATCGAGGACGGGCGGGGCATGAGCGACATCCTTCAGGGCGTGACGCTCGAAGTGATGGGCGAGGGCTGGTCCATGGGTCCGTGGAGCGACCCGATGAAGGCAGATGACGTCGCCTCACAGGGTGACATCAAGTACGACGTTGAATGGACAACGCTGGGCGAGTATCTCGAGCACATGGAGCGTTCCGGCGTGAGTCCGAACATCACATCCTTTGTGGGAGCGACGACTCTCAGAATCCACGAGGTCGGAT
This region of Rhodothermales bacterium genomic DNA includes:
- a CDS encoding Gfo/Idh/MocA family oxidoreductase, whose protein sequence is MSTSRRTFLTKAGAAVAGLSIAPRVVASAPGRPSASDRIGLGVIGCKGMGFSNLQSFLRIPEIECRALCDVDRNVLDDRASEVEKMTGMAPELYGDFRAVLENPDIDAVIVATPDHWHCLMMAMACEAGKDVYVEKPLANSIEECHLMVRAAQKYNRVVQVGQWQRSGQHWQDAIDFVQSGQIGKVRLVKAWAYQGWMKSIPVKPDGPVPAGVDYDMWLGPAPSRPFNPNRFHFDFRWFWDYAGGLMTDWGVHLIDMAMHGMKATAPHSVIASGGKFAYPDDAAETPDTLQAVYEFDGFSMLWEHATGIDLGPYEKTHGVAFIGNLGTVVVDRGRWEVLPEPGWEDGRQVYKMRAMPVQNRRGGGGLDEHTQNFVDCMKSREQPACNTAIGSTVAVAAHMGNIAYKTGRKIYWDAATASFRNDAEANALMKASYRAPWKLPVL
- a CDS encoding DUF1080 domain-containing protein gives rise to the protein MLVASTGCSPLVGQSTESPATPGARPDEDMKPEDTEVWEPEPPIVTAGEDGSAPSDATVLFDGTDLSMWASSAGGPAEWRLEDGAMTVAPGAGGIETRQAFGDVQLHIEWRTPQRVEGDGQGRGNSGVFLMGLYEVQVLDSYENRTYSNGQAGAIYKQHIPLVNVSRAPGEWQSYDIVFRAPRFDGKGLVERPAVFTVLHNAVVIQDHAELKGPTIYRGLPEYEAHSARLPLMLQDHGNPVSYRNIWIRELQPQPDD